The genomic window GCGATGTCCGTGTCTGCCCAGTCGATCTTGCGAACGTGAGTCATCATCAGTGCGCCGACGAGCACGAGCGCGGGTGCTGCGGCACCCACCGGTACCACGCCGGCAAGCGGGGTGAAGAAGATCAAACTCGTCAACAATCCACCGGTGACGACGCTTGCGAGGCCGGTTCGTGCACCCTCGGTCACGCCTGCCGCGGATTCGACGACGGCGGTGTTGGCCGAACCGTTGATCGCGCCGCCGAGAATCGCGCCGAAGCCGTCGACGGTCAGAATACGGCTGAGCCCCGGCATCTTTCCTTGCTTGTCGACCAGGCCCGCTTCCTCACCTACGCCGAGAATGGTGCCCATGGCGTCGAAGAAACCGGACAGCACGAGAGTGAACAGAACCACCGAGGCGGTGACGACACCGGCACGGGCAAACCCACCGAAGAGGTCGACGTCGAACATCAAACCGAACTGAGGGGTGGCGACGATGGAATCCGGCACCTTCGGCACGACAGGCCCCCACGATTCGGGATCGATGTCGAGCACCGAATTCAGGACGATGGCCAAATTGGTTGCCACGAAGATGCCGATCAGCATCGCACCGGGTACCCGTCGGACGAACAGCATGAGCATAACGACGAGCCCGACACAGAACACGAACACCGGCCAACCCGCGAGCTTGCCGAACGTACCGAGTGTCACTGCGGTAGCAGCAGCCTCGTGATGGCCGACGAACCCTGCATCGACGAGACCGATCAGTGCGATGAACGCACCGATGCCGACGCCGATCGCCTGCTTGAGCACCAACGGTATGGCGTCCATGATGAGCTGCCTGATACCGGTCAAGGCGAAGATCACGATGACCACGCCCTCGAGCACCACGAGTCCCATCGCCTGCGGCCACGTCATGTACGGGGCTGCCTGAAACACCACGATCGGCGTGACACCGAGCCCGGCGGCCATGGCCAGAGGTGCATTGCCGACGACTCCCATGAGCACCGTCGTCAACCCGGCGGACAGCGCCACCATGGTCGACAGTTGCGCTGGGTCGAGCGTCGCCCCGGTGACGTCCTTGGCGTCGCCGATGATCAGAGGGATGAGCACGATGAGATACGCCATCGCGACGAAAGTAGTGACTCCGCCTCGTATTTCGCGGGACACCGTCGAGCCTCGACTGGAGATCGAGAAGAACTTGTCCACTTGGGACACGCTTCGTTCGCTGGTGCTGGATGAATCGAGCTGTGTCATGACAATGCCCTCCCAGGGCTGTGATGGCCGAGAAAAGACTTCACTCGCATACCCGGGGAGTTGGCACGAGAGGGTGCATTTGGTCGGCCTGGATGAGATGGATCAGCTGCCCACGATGTGTTCGGGGCGGATAGGGACGCGCATGAGAGCCAGTCCGGTGGCGTCGCGGATCGCGGCGACGACAGCCGGTGTGGAGGAAAGTGTCGGTGGCTCGCCTGCACCGCGAAGACCGTAGGGCGCGAGCGGGTCTGCGTTCTCGAGTATGTCGAGCTTCATCGGCGGCATGTCCAGGATCGTTGGAATGAGGTAATCGGTGAACGACGGGTTCTTCACGAGACCGTCCTTGACGACGATCTCCTCCATGACCGCGAGGCCGAGTCCTTGCGCCGATCCGCCGTGAATTTGGCCCTCCAAGGAAAGCCTGTTGAGAATCTTCCCGACGTCTTGAACAGCCGCCATTTCGACGACCTTCACCAATCCCAGCTCGACGTCGACATCCACCACTGCGCGGTGCACACACAGCGCCAACTGGGTGTGGCTCGCACCCTGGCCGGTGACCGGATCCATTCCGCTGGTAGGCCGGTGGTGGAATTCGCGGGTCTGCTCGATGACCCGTTCGCCCAGAACGTCCTCGATCGTGGCAAGAACGCCATCGGGCGAGACGATCTTGCCGCCGTCGAGACTGAGGTCCGCTGTTGCCCGTCCCACGTACAGACCCGCAAGAACGAACACAGCTTCACGGACTGCTTCGCACGCGGCTTTCACTGCACCGCCGGTCATGTAGGACTGGCGTGATGCCGAGGAGGAGCCTGCGTTGCCGACCTTCGTGTCCGCCGGCGCGATGACCACCTTGGTCACCCCGAGTTCGGTCCGCGCGATCTGAGCTTCCAATGTCACCAGGCCCTGGCCTACTTCGGCCGCGGCGGTGTGCACCAATGCTGTTGCCTCACCGCCGATCACTTCGAGTCGTACACGAGCCGTCGAGTAGTCGTCGTAGTTCTCCGAAAAGCAGATGTTCTTGATGCCCACGCCGTACCCGATACCGCGTACGACGCCTTCGCCGTGGGTTGTCTGCGACGCGCCACCCGGAAGATTACGGATGTCCGACGCATCGAGCGGGGCGGGCAGTTCCATCGCCTCGGCCCTGGCAAGCATCTCTGCGAGTGGAGCAGGCGCCTCGATTACCTGGCCGGTTGCCAGAATCGATCCCTGGCTCACCGCGTTGATCTGCCGGATCTCGATCGGGCCGATTCCGCAGGCCTCGCCGAGCTTGTCCATCATCGACTCGTAGGCGAAACATGCTTGTACGGCGCCGAATCCGCGCATCGCTCCGCACGGTGGATTGTTGGTGTAGACACCGTAGGCATCGATCTCGATGTTCGGAATGATGTACGGTCCGACCCCGAGCGATGCGGCGTTCCCGACGACGTTGAGCGTCGCCGAGGTGTAAGCACCACCGTCGAGGATGATCTCCACATCGGCGTAGAGCAGCTTTCCGTCGCGAGTTGCGCCGTACTCGTAGTGCATCTGCGCCGGGTGGCGATGCACGTGACCGAAGAAGGATTCGTATCGGTTGTAGACGATCTTGACCGGCTTGCCGGTATGCATGGCCAACATCGCCGCATGGATCTGCATGGACAGGTCCTCGCGCCCACCGAATGCGCCGCCGACTCCTGCGAGAGTCATCCGGATTTTCTCTTTCGGCAGACCGAGGCACGGCCCGATCTGTTCGAGGTCGTTGTGCATCCATTGTGTGGCGACGTAGAGATCGATTCCGCCGTCTTCGCCTGGGATCGCAAGACCCGATTCTGGTCCGAGGAAAGCCTGGTCCTGAATACCGACGGAGAATTCGCTCTGCACTACGACCTCGGCGACCGCCCGAGCCCTGGCAACATCACCCACCCGTACCGGCTGGTGGCGCGCCACGCCTCCACGCTGCTGAACCTTGGGATAGGTCGGGTCCAACGCCGCACGTCGAGCGTCGGTAAGAGGTTCCATCACCTCGTACTCGACGAGAATCTTCTCCATCGCCCTGCGCGCGGTCTCGGGATGATCTGCTGCGATCAGGGCGATCGGTTCACCCTCGTGCCGCACCTCGTCGAACGCCAGAACCGGTTGATCCCAGGTGTGATCGAGTCCGAAGCAC from Rhodococcus sp. P1Y includes these protein-coding regions:
- a CDS encoding NCS2 family permease, with protein sequence MTQLDSSSTSERSVSQVDKFFSISSRGSTVSREIRGGVTTFVAMAYLIVLIPLIIGDAKDVTGATLDPAQLSTMVALSAGLTTVLMGVVGNAPLAMAAGLGVTPIVVFQAAPYMTWPQAMGLVVLEGVVIVIFALTGIRQLIMDAIPLVLKQAIGVGIGAFIALIGLVDAGFVGHHEAAATAVTLGTFGKLAGWPVFVFCVGLVVMLMLFVRRVPGAMLIGIFVATNLAIVLNSVLDIDPESWGPVVPKVPDSIVATPQFGLMFDVDLFGGFARAGVVTASVVLFTLVLSGFFDAMGTILGVGEEAGLVDKQGKMPGLSRILTVDGFGAILGGAINGSANTAVVESAAGVTEGARTGLASVVTGGLLTSLIFFTPLAGVVPVGAAAPALVLVGALMMTHVRKIDWADTDIAIPAFLTIVLMPFTYSITVGVAAGVIAYTLVRVAKGKTRQTHWLLYVMSTIFLVYFALHPIEEALGIS
- a CDS encoding xanthine dehydrogenase family protein molybdopterin-binding subunit, producing the protein MTTPTRAPEDIAAPGRGRVGDSPLRPDGTLKVKGEFAYSSDLFIDGMLWGATLRSPHPRARIVSVDISKALAVPGVEAVLTHEDVPGRKCFGLDHTWDQPVLAFDEVRHEGEPIALIAADHPETARRAMEKILVEYEVMEPLTDARRAALDPTYPKVQQRGGVARHQPVRVGDVARARAVAEVVVQSEFSVGIQDQAFLGPESGLAIPGEDGGIDLYVATQWMHNDLEQIGPCLGLPKEKIRMTLAGVGGAFGGREDLSMQIHAAMLAMHTGKPVKIVYNRYESFFGHVHRHPAQMHYEYGATRDGKLLYADVEIILDGGAYTSATLNVVGNAASLGVGPYIIPNIEIDAYGVYTNNPPCGAMRGFGAVQACFAYESMMDKLGEACGIGPIEIRQINAVSQGSILATGQVIEAPAPLAEMLARAEAMELPAPLDASDIRNLPGGASQTTHGEGVVRGIGYGVGIKNICFSENYDDYSTARVRLEVIGGEATALVHTAAAEVGQGLVTLEAQIARTELGVTKVVIAPADTKVGNAGSSSASRQSYMTGGAVKAACEAVREAVFVLAGLYVGRATADLSLDGGKIVSPDGVLATIEDVLGERVIEQTREFHHRPTSGMDPVTGQGASHTQLALCVHRAVVDVDVELGLVKVVEMAAVQDVGKILNRLSLEGQIHGGSAQGLGLAVMEEIVVKDGLVKNPSFTDYLIPTILDMPPMKLDILENADPLAPYGLRGAGEPPTLSSTPAVVAAIRDATGLALMRVPIRPEHIVGS